A window from Candidatus Dadabacteria bacterium encodes these proteins:
- a CDS encoding phosphomannomutase/phosphoglucomutase has translation MPDKAIFREYDIRGIAGESITEEVVERIGKAYGTMVAEDGGSEVSVGYDCRKSSPAFRDALCEGITSTGVSVVDIGMVTTPMVYFSTFTSGVDGGVMVTASHNPSEYNGLKMCVGQNSLFGEGIQKIRESVEEGKFKTGKGRKKQADIIESYLEFFEENLHIEPGIKVAADGGNGTAGVACPQILRRFGCEVHELYMDPDGDFPNHHPDPTVEENLSDIKKKIVEAGLDVGLAFDGDADRIGIVDEQGNSMSGDMLLLVYSLDLLETNPGATIIGDVKCSGNLFSKIREAGGNPIMWKTGHSVIKDKMKKEGAELGGEMSGHIFFKNRFFGYDDALYAGLRFLEILSKTGKKASELLTGLPKTFATPEIRVDCPDEIKFQVTEAVKKKLGEQNEVVDIDGVRVEYPDGWGLLRASNTQPALVLRFEAQTESRLAEIRETVEKTLRETINEIG, from the coding sequence ATTCCCGACAAAGCTATATTCAGAGAATACGACATAAGGGGCATAGCGGGGGAGAGCATCACAGAAGAGGTCGTCGAGAGAATCGGAAAAGCCTACGGAACCATGGTGGCCGAGGACGGGGGATCGGAGGTTTCCGTTGGATACGACTGCAGGAAGTCTTCCCCGGCATTTCGGGACGCGCTCTGCGAAGGAATAACGTCAACCGGCGTTAGCGTGGTCGACATAGGAATGGTAACGACCCCGATGGTTTATTTCTCCACCTTTACCTCAGGCGTTGACGGCGGGGTGATGGTAACCGCCAGCCACAATCCCTCTGAGTACAACGGGCTTAAAATGTGCGTCGGGCAGAACTCCCTTTTCGGCGAAGGCATACAGAAAATAAGAGAATCGGTCGAAGAGGGAAAGTTCAAAACAGGGAAGGGCAGAAAGAAACAGGCAGATATAATTGAGAGCTACCTTGAATTTTTCGAGGAGAATCTTCATATAGAACCGGGGATAAAAGTCGCGGCCGACGGCGGCAACGGAACCGCCGGAGTGGCCTGCCCGCAGATACTCAGAAGATTCGGCTGCGAAGTTCATGAGCTATACATGGACCCCGACGGGGATTTTCCGAACCACCACCCCGACCCCACGGTCGAGGAGAACCTCTCCGACATAAAGAAAAAGATCGTGGAAGCCGGTCTCGACGTGGGCTTGGCGTTTGACGGGGACGCGGACAGGATAGGAATCGTCGATGAGCAGGGAAACTCAATGAGCGGAGACATGCTGCTACTTGTCTATTCGCTCGATCTTCTCGAAACGAACCCGGGAGCGACCATAATAGGGGACGTTAAGTGTTCAGGAAATCTTTTCTCCAAGATACGGGAAGCCGGCGGAAATCCCATCATGTGGAAAACCGGCCACTCGGTAATCAAGGACAAGATGAAAAAGGAGGGTGCCGAACTCGGTGGAGAAATGAGTGGCCACATCTTCTTTAAAAACAGGTTTTTCGGATACGACGACGCTCTTTACGCTGGACTTCGGTTTCTTGAAATTCTCTCGAAAACGGGAAAGAAGGCCTCGGAACTGCTTACAGGACTACCTAAGACCTTCGCAACCCCGGAGATAAGAGTGGATTGTCCCGATGAAATCAAGTTTCAGGTAACGGAAGCGGTAAAGAAAAAACTCGGGGAGCAAAACGAAGTGGTTGACATAGATGGAGTCAGGGTTGAGTATCCGGACGGATGGGGCCTTCTCCGGGCATCCAACACCCAGCCAGCCCTGGTGCTTCGTTTTGAAGCTCAGACGGAATCAAGACTCGCGGAAATAAGGGAAACCGTGGAAAAAACCCTTAGGGAAACGATCAATGAGATCGGCTGA
- the trpE gene encoding anthranilate synthase component I, which translates to MVSPSYEQFLENLEHGNLVPVWEEVLADYDTPVSVFRKIDSPGYSFLFESVEGGDKWARYSFLGTEPSVVFRSKGQSIEIMYSDGETETFTGDPILALRDLLSRYRPVSSEELPRFHGGAVGYFGYDIIRFIEDIPDTSPDELKVWDSVYMVMDTVLAFDNVTSKIKIISNAYVPDIKNAREEYEKSLTKIAELKSRLRNSLSERFTNGIPQDVGEEKFKIESNFEPAHFKDAVLRTKEYIKSGDIIQAVISQRWKTDLRVDPFDLYRALRILNPSPYMFFLRMGDEILTGSSPEVMVRVEGERIASRPIAGTRPRGKTVSEDESLAAELIADPKERAEHIMLVDLARNDLGRVSNTGSVKVDDFMIVERYSHVMHIVSNVTALIAEGVDAFDVIKATFPAGTLSGAPKVRAMEIIEETEPTTRGAYGGCVCYFSFSGNMDSCITIRTFVIKDGKIYIQAGAGIVADSDPETEYQETVNKVKALVNSVELAEEGL; encoded by the coding sequence ATGGTTTCTCCCTCCTATGAACAGTTCCTAGAGAACCTCGAACACGGGAATCTCGTACCCGTATGGGAGGAAGTTCTGGCCGATTACGACACTCCGGTTTCGGTTTTCAGGAAGATAGACTCGCCCGGTTACTCCTTTCTATTCGAAAGCGTGGAGGGCGGAGACAAGTGGGCGCGCTACAGCTTTCTGGGCACGGAACCCTCGGTGGTATTCCGCTCGAAGGGCCAAAGCATCGAGATAATGTACTCGGACGGGGAAACCGAAACGTTCACGGGCGACCCGATTCTGGCGTTGCGGGACCTGCTTTCACGATACAGGCCGGTTTCTTCGGAGGAACTTCCGAGATTTCACGGTGGGGCAGTCGGTTACTTCGGTTACGACATAATCAGATTTATAGAGGATATTCCCGATACCTCTCCTGATGAGCTCAAGGTCTGGGACTCCGTTTACATGGTAATGGATACCGTTTTGGCATTTGATAACGTTACGAGCAAGATAAAGATCATCTCAAATGCCTATGTTCCCGACATTAAAAATGCGAGGGAGGAGTACGAAAAATCCCTTACGAAAATAGCCGAGCTTAAAAGCAGGCTTAGAAATTCGCTTAGCGAAAGGTTTACCAACGGTATTCCTCAAGATGTTGGCGAGGAAAAATTCAAGATCGAATCCAATTTCGAACCCGCACACTTCAAAGATGCGGTTCTCAGAACCAAGGAGTACATAAAATCAGGGGACATAATACAGGCAGTGATCTCCCAGAGATGGAAGACGGACCTGAGGGTCGATCCTTTCGATCTCTACAGGGCGCTCAGGATACTAAACCCTTCTCCGTACATGTTTTTTCTGAGGATGGGTGACGAGATACTCACAGGATCTTCTCCGGAGGTGATGGTAAGGGTCGAGGGGGAAAGAATCGCAAGCCGTCCGATAGCCGGGACGCGGCCGAGAGGAAAAACCGTCTCCGAGGACGAAAGCCTCGCGGCCGAACTCATTGCGGACCCCAAGGAGAGGGCCGAGCACATAATGCTCGTTGATCTCGCGAGAAACGATCTGGGAAGAGTTTCCAACACGGGCTCGGTCAAAGTGGACGATTTCATGATCGTGGAGAGATATTCCCACGTGATGCATATAGTTTCGAACGTGACGGCTCTGATTGCCGAGGGAGTGGATGCCTTTGACGTCATAAAGGCGACTTTTCCCGCGGGCACTCTTTCCGGAGCGCCGAAGGTAAGGGCAATGGAGATAATCGAGGAAACCGAGCCGACGACGAGAGGAGCATACGGGGGATGCGTCTGCTACTTCAGTTTTTCGGGCAACATGGACAGTTGCATAACCATAAGAACGTTCGTGATAAAAGACGGCAAAATCTACATACAGGCGGGGGCTGGCATAGTGGCAGATTCGGATCCTGAAACCGAGTACCAGGAAACGGTTAACAAGGTAAAGGCCTTGGTGAATTCGGTTGAGCTTGCGGAGGAGGGACTCTGA
- a CDS encoding aminodeoxychorismate/anthranilate synthase component II yields MILMIDNYDSFTYNLVHYLGELGQQIEVRRNDSLDLGFVDDLDPDIIVISPGPCTPKEAGLSVDIIKRYVGEKPILGVCLGHQAVGYAYGANIIRAERLLHGKTSPILHDGKTIYKDLPNPFEATRYHSLLVEEASLPSDFEISAWTKEGEIMGIRHRELPVEGVQFHPESILTECGKDLLRNFIDCYG; encoded by the coding sequence GTGATTCTGATGATTGATAATTACGATTCCTTTACCTACAACTTGGTCCACTATCTGGGGGAACTCGGTCAGCAGATCGAGGTGAGGAGAAACGACAGTCTTGATTTGGGTTTCGTGGATGATCTTGACCCCGACATAATCGTAATCTCTCCCGGGCCCTGCACTCCCAAAGAGGCCGGGCTTTCGGTCGACATAATAAAAAGGTATGTCGGGGAAAAACCCATTCTCGGCGTCTGCCTGGGTCACCAGGCGGTGGGCTATGCATACGGGGCGAACATAATCCGGGCAGAGAGGCTTCTGCACGGAAAAACTTCCCCGATCCTTCACGACGGAAAAACCATCTATAAGGATCTTCCAAATCCCTTTGAAGCTACGAGATACCATTCACTTCTGGTGGAAGAGGCATCCCTTCCGTCCGACTTCGAAATTTCCGCTTGGACCAAGGAGGGTGAAATCATGGGGATAAGGCACAGAGAACTTCCTGTTGAGGGCGTTCAGTTCCACCCCGAGTCCATCCTTACGGAGTGCGGGAAGGATCTTCTAAGAAACTTTATCGATTGCTATGGGTAA
- a CDS encoding glutathione-regulated potassium-efflux system protein KefB (involved in potassium efflux), with protein MGLLVEAFIFLLATIVVVPVCRKFGLSSVLGYLLVGLLIGPGVFGLVGNATEVLHFAEFGIVLLMFLIGLELRPHRLWTMRRFLFGLGTTQILITSVVIAVFCFMLLGMGTPASILIGFSLALSSTAFVVQWLGEHREFNRPHGRAAFGTLLMQDVAVIPAIALIGILSSKPGDSASLNLLLLIAVVAGFVVARFTLRPALRFVASTGIHELFTAAALTLVTGAALAMHSIGFSMGLGAFVAGVMVADSEYRHQLEADVMPFKGLLVGLFFIAVGMSANLGLLISKPLLIVGLTAVLMVVKSLVIYPLARLQGLRHDEAVRTGLVLSQGGEFAFILFTIGVSAQLVDQFVVDIAVLVVTLSMAATPFLVALGSRFGAEKDSAPAPLEETHGSQNSVIIVGFGPFGQTVARILTILEIPFTVIELDPKRVDFVRQFASETYYGNASSLRVLLSAHIDRAPAIVVAIDDVESSLKIVSQVSNSFPNLKIMARARNRFHEIKLRELGVTSVIRETLLSSLALSTQLLEHLGLPQSDAAEIIQAFREHDAQALDNQMAVYHDKTGFPEDVFDTTQELKELFKEDKKTSLRVEKKT; from the coding sequence ATGGGCCTTCTGGTTGAAGCTTTCATTTTTCTGCTGGCGACGATTGTTGTTGTTCCTGTCTGCCGTAAGTTCGGATTGAGCAGCGTGCTTGGCTACCTGCTTGTTGGATTGCTGATCGGTCCAGGCGTGTTCGGGCTTGTGGGCAATGCAACGGAAGTTCTGCACTTCGCTGAGTTTGGAATCGTTCTGTTGATGTTTCTCATCGGTCTCGAACTTCGTCCGCATCGTCTCTGGACCATGCGGAGATTTCTCTTCGGGCTGGGTACAACCCAGATCCTTATCACCTCAGTCGTCATTGCGGTGTTCTGTTTCATGTTGCTGGGGATGGGGACGCCTGCGTCAATACTGATCGGGTTCTCTCTTGCTCTTTCAAGTACGGCATTTGTCGTGCAGTGGCTCGGGGAGCACAGGGAATTCAACAGGCCCCATGGACGTGCGGCTTTCGGCACGCTGCTTATGCAGGATGTCGCCGTTATCCCTGCAATAGCCTTAATAGGCATCTTGTCTTCTAAGCCCGGGGATTCGGCGTCGTTGAACTTGCTGCTTCTTATCGCTGTTGTGGCTGGATTCGTGGTTGCTCGGTTTACGCTTCGCCCCGCCCTGCGTTTTGTTGCCTCCACGGGAATCCATGAACTTTTCACGGCCGCCGCGCTTACGCTTGTGACAGGCGCCGCCTTGGCGATGCATAGCATCGGTTTTTCAATGGGGCTCGGGGCTTTCGTGGCGGGCGTTATGGTTGCCGATTCTGAGTATCGCCACCAGCTTGAAGCGGACGTAATGCCCTTTAAGGGGCTGCTTGTGGGTCTTTTCTTCATTGCGGTCGGCATGTCGGCCAACCTGGGTTTGTTGATCAGCAAGCCGCTTTTGATCGTCGGACTGACTGCGGTTCTCATGGTCGTAAAGTCGCTCGTTATATACCCGCTTGCCAGATTGCAGGGTCTTAGGCACGATGAAGCGGTAAGGACAGGACTTGTGCTTTCCCAGGGCGGGGAGTTTGCCTTTATTCTGTTTACAATAGGCGTTTCGGCGCAGCTTGTAGATCAATTCGTGGTCGATATTGCCGTTTTGGTGGTAACGTTGTCAATGGCGGCAACACCTTTTCTCGTTGCGCTCGGTTCCCGGTTCGGTGCCGAAAAGGACAGTGCACCCGCTCCTTTAGAGGAAACCCATGGATCGCAAAATTCCGTTATCATCGTAGGGTTTGGTCCGTTCGGCCAGACCGTAGCTCGGATACTGACCATACTTGAAATTCCATTCACGGTGATTGAACTCGATCCCAAGAGGGTTGACTTCGTTCGTCAGTTTGCAAGCGAAACATACTATGGCAACGCGTCGAGCCTGCGGGTTCTGCTATCTGCTCATATTGACCGAGCTCCTGCGATCGTCGTGGCGATCGACGATGTCGAATCGTCTCTGAAAATAGTCAGTCAGGTATCTAATTCCTTTCCGAACCTTAAAATTATGGCGCGCGCTAGGAATCGTTTTCACGAAATAAAGCTCCGCGAGCTTGGAGTGACCTCCGTGATTCGCGAGACTCTGCTTTCAAGCCTTGCTCTTTCAACCCAACTGCTTGAGCATCTGGGGTTACCCCAGTCCGATGCGGCGGAGATAATCCAAGCTTTTCGGGAACACGATGCCCAAGCTCTGGATAATCAGATGGCGGTTTACCACGATAAAACCGGGTTTCCTGAAGATGTGTTTGATACGACGCAGGAACTAAAGGAATTGTTCAAGGAAGATAAAAAAACCAGTCTGCGCGTCGAAAAGAAAACTTGA
- a CDS encoding AMP-binding protein, which yields MKLPLRPRDEKYIGKGTLPNGPLDDTDKWLPITRYLEAGAESYPEKTMFSLGDSDGNVAESYSYGETNAWANRVANGLVGEFGIKKGDKVGMYMLNCSEYVISIIAAHKSGAVQVPINKDEKGDRLAYVINYSEMRVLVVDTQSLPYITEIADKLENLEAVFLVSEDAPADIGGIRALPFSTFDQYSSENPGVDVTIADKERCMFTSGTTGMPKGVIRDHGGVIMTVRSFIQQQGLRSEDVLMTVLSLGHANAQVMCLFVSIAVGGSAVFFPRFSASNFWKWAAGCGATGANMLGAVPEYIWASPLSEWDSKHGIRMMLSGPAPKKLREFEERFNTKIVEGYGSTEMGMPLWKDPEDENPGSCGFPVEGYHLEIRDPLNTDEIIDKLWDVDKNPAPAEEEKGLLFIKPLVPHTTLDEYFKDERRTKNAFDDQGFFNSDDLFAAGTDGRYYFMGRYSRIRVSGENVDPVAVADVSEEHPSVREGVAVGIRLPDISDDEIKLNLILKEGANFDPVEFCEWMAEKVMVAMVPRFIEVYEEFPLTSTQKIAVSELKGISGSTWDRHESGLKLRSRK from the coding sequence ATGAAACTGCCTTTACGTCCGAGAGACGAAAAATACATAGGGAAAGGGACTCTTCCAAACGGCCCCTTAGACGATACCGACAAGTGGCTTCCGATAACCAGATACCTTGAAGCTGGGGCTGAGTCATACCCAGAAAAAACGATGTTCAGCCTCGGGGATTCAGACGGCAACGTGGCTGAAAGCTACAGTTACGGGGAAACCAACGCCTGGGCGAACAGGGTGGCAAACGGTCTTGTCGGGGAGTTCGGAATAAAAAAAGGGGACAAGGTCGGTATGTACATGCTCAACTGTTCAGAGTACGTCATATCGATTATCGCCGCGCACAAATCAGGCGCCGTTCAGGTCCCGATAAACAAGGATGAAAAAGGCGACAGGCTGGCTTACGTAATAAACTACTCCGAGATGCGGGTGCTCGTGGTCGACACCCAGAGCCTTCCCTACATAACTGAAATAGCGGACAAGCTCGAGAATCTCGAGGCGGTTTTTCTTGTCTCGGAGGATGCTCCGGCGGATATAGGGGGCATAAGAGCGCTTCCTTTTTCCACTTTTGATCAATACTCATCCGAAAACCCGGGAGTCGACGTGACGATTGCCGACAAGGAAAGGTGCATGTTCACTTCCGGCACCACGGGTATGCCCAAAGGTGTTATCCGCGATCACGGAGGGGTGATCATGACTGTACGCTCCTTCATACAGCAGCAAGGGCTAAGAAGCGAGGACGTCTTGATGACGGTTCTTTCCCTAGGACACGCAAACGCCCAGGTGATGTGCCTTTTTGTCTCAATAGCCGTTGGAGGTTCAGCCGTTTTCTTCCCGAGGTTCTCCGCCTCCAATTTCTGGAAGTGGGCGGCGGGCTGCGGTGCGACCGGGGCGAACATGCTGGGAGCGGTGCCAGAATACATATGGGCTTCTCCGCTGTCAGAGTGGGATTCAAAGCATGGGATAAGGATGATGCTCTCGGGGCCCGCGCCTAAAAAGCTTCGCGAGTTCGAGGAAAGATTCAACACGAAGATAGTTGAAGGCTACGGATCTACTGAGATGGGGATGCCGCTCTGGAAGGACCCCGAGGATGAAAACCCGGGTTCATGCGGATTTCCCGTCGAGGGGTACCACCTTGAGATAAGAGATCCCCTGAACACAGACGAGATCATAGACAAACTATGGGACGTGGACAAGAATCCCGCTCCCGCCGAGGAGGAAAAAGGACTTCTTTTCATAAAGCCCCTAGTTCCGCACACTACCCTCGATGAATATTTCAAGGACGAGAGAAGAACGAAAAACGCTTTTGACGACCAGGGATTTTTCAATTCGGATGACCTGTTTGCCGCGGGAACCGACGGGAGATACTACTTCATGGGCCGCTACAGCAGGATACGCGTGTCGGGAGAGAACGTTGATCCTGTAGCGGTAGCCGATGTCTCCGAGGAACATCCTTCAGTTCGGGAGGGGGTGGCCGTAGGCATTAGACTGCCCGACATATCGGATGACGAAATCAAACTCAACCTGATACTTAAGGAAGGGGCGAATTTCGATCCTGTGGAATTCTGCGAGTGGATGGCCGAGAAGGTGATGGTGGCCATGGTTCCAAGGTTCATTGAAGTCTACGAGGAGTTTCCGCTTACCTCAACCCAGAAAATCGCGGTTTCGGAACTAAAGGGCATATCCGGTTCCACATGGGACAGGCACGAAAGCGGACTCAAGCTAAGGTCAAGGAAGTGA
- a CDS encoding sodium:calcium antiporter, translating to MGILNLLIFAVSFALLWKGARLLVRGASGVAAFTGMGTFFAGLIVVAFGTSVPEFMVSLVAVIEGSSDIAVGNMVGSNIANTGLIFGLTVLISPIVISREAWKEQWLPLVFMGLMTFAAFGLSLTEFSLERGEGVLLFLLLGVLLVIPYGKSTEENEAFSVSPDDGGWKILLYVVSGSVLLAVSAHLLVSSAIDIAEQLGISELFIGVVAVAFGTSLPELAASLVAAWRKEQNIVVGNIIGSNFFNLGYLGLVAVIRPIEVNRDMFGYASEFAFLILLTVLFVLLIGKTQIGKNRVGKKKGVLLLIIYVAFLYFISSSLP from the coding sequence ATGGGAATTTTGAATCTGCTGATTTTTGCCGTGAGTTTCGCTCTTCTGTGGAAGGGAGCCCGTCTTCTCGTTAGAGGCGCCTCCGGGGTTGCTGCGTTCACCGGCATGGGCACCTTTTTTGCGGGACTTATCGTGGTTGCGTTTGGAACATCCGTTCCCGAATTCATGGTTTCCTTGGTGGCGGTCATAGAGGGCTCAAGCGACATAGCAGTCGGAAACATGGTCGGAAGCAATATCGCCAACACCGGGCTTATTTTTGGCCTGACGGTTCTTATAAGTCCAATAGTGATAAGCAGAGAAGCGTGGAAAGAGCAGTGGCTTCCGCTTGTTTTTATGGGGCTTATGACTTTTGCCGCTTTCGGCCTCAGCCTCACGGAATTCTCTCTCGAAAGAGGTGAAGGAGTGCTGCTGTTTCTCCTGCTCGGCGTCCTTTTGGTCATCCCCTACGGAAAATCCACAGAAGAAAACGAGGCTTTTTCCGTATCGCCAGATGACGGCGGGTGGAAGATCCTTCTTTACGTAGTCTCGGGTTCAGTGCTTCTGGCTGTCAGCGCCCATCTTTTGGTTAGCAGCGCAATAGATATCGCCGAACAGCTCGGAATAAGCGAACTTTTCATAGGGGTCGTGGCAGTTGCCTTCGGAACTTCACTTCCGGAACTTGCCGCTTCGCTCGTGGCCGCGTGGAGAAAAGAGCAGAACATAGTCGTTGGCAACATAATAGGGAGCAATTTCTTTAATCTCGGGTATCTGGGTCTCGTCGCGGTTATCCGACCCATAGAGGTAAACCGGGATATGTTCGGATACGCGTCCGAATTCGCATTTCTTATCCTGCTTACAGTTCTTTTCGTGTTACTAATCGGGAAAACCCAGATTGGTAAAAACAGGGTCGGAAAAAAGAAAGGGGTTCTTCTGCTTATAATTTACGTAGCGTTTCTCTACTTTATCTCAAGCTCACTTCCTTGA
- a CDS encoding ATP-dependent acyl-CoA ligase → MQLLFKPRDGVYLGSGDLPFGKFEDTSLWQPITTNLEKGAEMFPDKAMFKVGDRDGNIVESYTYAETNAWANRVANGLAQGFGINKGDKVGMYMLNCSEHVISIIAIHKCGGVQVPVNKDEKGERLAYVINYSDMRALIIDEGSIPFIEEIGDSLEHLEAVFVTVDNPPEKIGGIKTLPFSEFDSYDDTNPGVDVTTADMERCMFTSGTTGMPKGVARDHGGVIMTVRSYLQQQGIRNDDVLMSILSLGHANAQVMCLFSAMASGGTAVFFPRFSASNFWKWAAGCGATCVNMLGAVAEYLWAAPESEWDQKHNIRIMLGSPAPRNLKEFQERFGVRVIDGYGSTEMGMVLWKDPEDHRPGSSGFPMEGYYVELRNPEDIDTVVRPFWDSTDDITPPDDAKGLLFVKPLVPHTTLNEYFKDERRTREAFDDDGFFNSDDLFARGIDGRYYFVGRFSRIRVSGENVDPVAVGDEAMQYPAIQEAIAVGIRLPNVSDDEIKLCVTLKVGEEFDPIEFSKWMAERVIVAMVPRFIEVYEDGFPVTATQKVKVAEIKEITENTWDRNETGLKFSARK, encoded by the coding sequence ATGCAATTATTATTCAAACCGCGCGATGGCGTATATCTGGGAAGCGGAGATCTTCCCTTCGGTAAATTTGAAGACACTTCACTTTGGCAGCCGATAACCACAAATCTTGAGAAGGGTGCCGAGATGTTTCCCGACAAGGCAATGTTCAAGGTCGGAGACAGAGACGGAAACATCGTGGAGAGCTACACTTATGCGGAAACCAACGCGTGGGCCAACAGGGTGGCAAACGGTCTTGCCCAAGGGTTCGGAATAAATAAAGGGGACAAGGTCGGCATGTACATGCTCAATTGTTCTGAGCACGTGATATCTATTATCGCCATACACAAGTGCGGCGGCGTGCAGGTTCCGGTAAACAAGGACGAGAAGGGGGAAAGACTCGCTTACGTAATCAACTACTCGGACATGAGAGCCCTCATTATTGACGAGGGGAGCATTCCTTTCATAGAGGAAATCGGCGACAGTCTGGAGCATCTTGAAGCAGTTTTCGTGACGGTTGACAATCCACCTGAAAAAATCGGAGGCATAAAGACGCTTCCTTTCTCAGAATTTGACAGTTATGACGATACTAATCCCGGGGTGGACGTTACCACTGCAGACATGGAGAGATGTATGTTTACGTCCGGTACCACGGGGATGCCAAAAGGGGTTGCCAGAGACCACGGAGGAGTGATCATGACGGTCCGTTCTTATCTGCAGCAGCAGGGAATAAGGAACGACGACGTGCTCATGAGCATACTTTCACTCGGTCACGCCAACGCGCAGGTAATGTGCCTTTTCAGCGCCATGGCGTCCGGTGGGACTGCCGTGTTTTTCCCCAGATTCTCGGCTTCCAATTTCTGGAAATGGGCGGCCGGGTGCGGCGCGACATGCGTTAACATGCTGGGAGCGGTAGCCGAGTACCTCTGGGCCGCGCCTGAGAGCGAGTGGGATCAGAAGCACAACATAAGGATAATGCTGGGCTCCCCGGCTCCGAGGAACTTGAAGGAATTCCAGGAGAGGTTCGGAGTCAGGGTAATAGACGGATACGGTTCGACCGAGATGGGCATGGTTCTCTGGAAAGACCCCGAGGATCACCGCCCGGGTTCATCCGGTTTCCCCATGGAGGGATATTACGTCGAGCTCAGAAATCCCGAAGACATCGATACGGTGGTAAGACCGTTCTGGGATTCTACCGACGACATTACTCCTCCCGACGATGCCAAGGGGCTTCTTTTCGTAAAGCCGCTTGTTCCGCATACGACCCTGAATGAATATTTCAAGGATGAGAGAAGAACCAGAGAGGCTTTTGACGATGACGGCTTCTTCAATTCGGACGATCTCTTCGCCAGAGGTATCGATGGGAGATACTATTTTGTCGGAAGGTTCAGCCGCATCAGGGTTTCAGGCGAAAACGTGGATCCGGTAGCCGTCGGGGACGAGGCGATGCAATATCCCGCGATTCAGGAAGCCATTGCGGTCGGTATAAGGCTCCCGAACGTTTCGGATGACGAGATCAAGCTCTGCGTTACGCTCAAGGTGGGCGAAGAATTCGATCCGATTGAGTTTTCCAAATGGATGGCCGAAAGGGTTATAGTGGCCATGGTGCCCAGGTTCATAGAGGTTTACGAGGATGGATTCCCGGTAACCGCGACCCAGAAGGTCAAGGTCGCCGAAATAAAGGAAATCACCGAGAATACCTGGGACAGAAACGAGACGGGCCTCAAGTTCAGCGCCAGAAAGTAG
- a CDS encoding nucleoside deaminase, with the protein MALAIREAERAASAGEVPVGAVIVDGGGTVISAAHNLRESASDATAHAEILAIRRACEVIGNWRLSGTSIYVTLEPCAMCMGAIINARIDRVVFGAPDPKGGALVSNFGIGAGRELNHCVEFSGGVCGERCARILEDFFRTLRDS; encoded by the coding sequence ATGGCCTTGGCTATCAGGGAGGCCGAGCGGGCCGCTTCGGCAGGTGAGGTTCCGGTAGGGGCGGTCATAGTTGACGGGGGAGGCACCGTAATTTCAGCCGCCCATAACCTGAGGGAATCAGCTTCGGACGCTACCGCCCACGCCGAAATTCTGGCTATACGCCGCGCATGCGAAGTTATCGGAAACTGGAGACTTTCCGGCACTTCTATCTACGTTACTCTTGAGCCCTGCGCCATGTGCATGGGAGCCATAATCAACGCGAGAATAGACAGGGTCGTGTTCGGCGCTCCCGATCCCAAGGGCGGGGCGCTTGTAAGCAACTTCGGAATCGGCGCGGGAAGGGAACTCAATCACTGTGTGGAATTCTCGGGGGGAGTCTGCGGCGAGCGGTGCGCGCGCATTCTTGAGGATTTTTTCAGGACGCTTCGGGATTCCTGA